The Coprobacillus cateniformis DNA window TTGTAATTCTTTTTCATCCAAGTGATTCATAGCTTCATATAAATCAATTGAATTCTGCATATCTTCCATTTGATTTTTACGATCAGGAATCTGGCTTTCTAAATCAATTTGTCCATTCCCATCATTTTGAACTTCTTGTGAAAGAGAAGTTACACTATTGGTTGATGATAATGCCTCAACTAATAGAAATTCATCAACATCTAAAATCTTTGATAATTCTTTAGTTGATGCTTCCTTATGATGTTTTTTCATATATTCTTCATTTGCCAATAAAGCTTTATATGCCAAATCACGCATAGAACGTGGGATTCTCATTGGTGAATTATCTCGAATATAACGTTTAATTTCTCCAATAATTAAAGGAACTGCATATGTGGAAAAACGAACATCTAATGATGTATCAAAATGATCAATAGCTTTGATAAGACCAATGACACCAACTTGGAATAAATCATCTAAATTACTGACTCTCTGATGATATTTTTGGACTAATGATAAAACCAGTTTCAAATTAGAAAGAACAAGTTTTTCCTTTATATTTTCATCATTTGTTTGATGATATTGATCTAATAAATTCATCGTTTCCTGATGAC harbors:
- a CDS encoding sigma-70 family RNA polymerase sigma factor gives rise to the protein MSRYKVEINGYTIQEYEKLSHQETMNLLDQYHQTNDENIKEKLVLSNLKLVLSLVQKYHQRVSNLDDLFQVGVIGLIKAIDHFDTSLDVRFSTYAVPLIIGEIKRYIRDNSPMRIPRSMRDLAYKALLANEEYMKKHHKEASTKELSKILDVDEFLLVEALSSTNSVTSLSQEVQNDGNGQIDLESQIPDRKNQMEDMQNSIDLYEAMNHLDEKELQIINERYFKGHTQSEIAKELFISQAQVSRIEKQALSHLKKYMV